A window of the Clostridia bacterium genome harbors these coding sequences:
- a CDS encoding STAS domain-containing protein, which produces MNINKTINGSDMTVALEGRLDTTTAPELEESLKDSLPGVKELTFDLQKLEYVSSAGLRVLLSTQKIMNGQGAMKVVNVCDMVMEVFDVTGFSDILTIE; this is translated from the coding sequence ATGAACATCAACAAGACTATCAACGGATCCGATATGACCGTCGCCCTTGAGGGCCGCCTGGACACGACCACCGCGCCGGAGCTCGAAGAATCCCTGAAAGATTCTCTTCCCGGCGTGAAAGAACTGACGTTCGATCTGCAGAAGCTGGAGTACGTATCCTCCGCCGGACTGCGCGTCCTTCTCTCGACTCAGAAGATCATGAACGGGCAGGGCGCCATGAAGGTCGTCAACGTCTGCGATATGGTGATGGAAGTTTTCGATGTCACCGGCTTCAGCGACATACTGACGATCGAGTAA
- a CDS encoding SGNH/GDSL hydrolase family protein translates to MEDNRAGSPYAGKAFSILGDSISTLEGYNPEGYNLYYYGANSWIARVLKPLDTWWGKLIDRLGGKLLVNDSWSGSRVTRIPYFNEQFPSGCCDERTGGLHVGDALPDVIIVYLGTNDWGFGARPDMTSEEYYEGDEDVADGITDTVFSAAYAAMLGKLRRNYPEAEIWCCTLGTTFIPGRPDFVFPPVCEGVHIEKFNDLIRRAVDDEGGKVRLIDFYAFHTPYASVDGTHPDADGMEALADMAIRSMLGE, encoded by the coding sequence ATGGAAGATAACAGAGCCGGTTCCCCTTACGCGGGCAAGGCGTTCTCGATACTCGGCGACTCGATAAGCACGCTCGAGGGATACAATCCCGAAGGGTACAACCTCTACTACTACGGCGCTAATTCGTGGATCGCGCGGGTGCTGAAGCCGCTCGATACGTGGTGGGGAAAGCTGATAGACCGCCTGGGCGGCAAGCTGCTGGTGAACGATTCGTGGTCCGGCAGCAGAGTCACGCGCATCCCCTATTTCAACGAACAGTTCCCGTCCGGCTGCTGCGACGAACGCACCGGCGGCCTGCACGTCGGCGACGCGCTTCCGGACGTGATAATCGTCTACCTCGGCACGAACGACTGGGGCTTCGGCGCGCGTCCGGATATGACGAGCGAGGAGTATTACGAGGGCGACGAAGACGTTGCCGACGGCATCACCGACACCGTCTTTTCCGCCGCCTACGCCGCGATGCTCGGCAAGCTCCGCAGGAACTATCCCGAAGCGGAAATATGGTGCTGCACGCTCGGAACGACCTTCATTCCCGGCAGGCCGGACTTCGTGTTCCCGCCGGTCTGCGAAGGCGTGCATATCGAGAAGTTCAACGACTTAATCAGGCGGGCGGTCGACGACGAGGGCGGCAAGGTCCGCCTTATCGACTTTTACGCCTTCCATACGCCCTACGCCTCCGTAGACGGAACCCACCCCGACGCCGACGGTATGGAGGCCCTGGCGGATATGGCGATCCGTTCGATGCTCGGGGAATAA
- a CDS encoding diguanylate cyclase, whose protein sequence is MYYSSFAALAIIITLIINHNVMRASKKANDAASKIIYKRFLMSVLVYYISDLLWGLLYGWNLTALTYADTIIYFVAMVVSLLLWTRYVVEYLGNNNLFSRVLKYVGWAILLYAIVTLALNFLYPIVFCFDESGVYHPGSARYVTLGIQIALFLTTSAYSLAVAAKSKGKARRHHRTIGFSGIVMVVFVILQTLFPLFPFYAVGCLITTCLIHAFIIEDERRAYTRELGSAKHKAYTDSLTGVKNPHAYAEEKAEIDRRIDAGELNEFAVVIFDLNGLKTVNDTEGHDAGDRYIESACRLICDQFKRSPVYRIGGDEFVAFLTGEDYRHREELLADFDKKVEANQEQGLVVVSSGMSDYIPGSDNDYNTIFERADRIMYERKRKLKERALTLA, encoded by the coding sequence ATGTATTATTCGAGTTTCGCCGCGCTCGCGATAATCATCACGCTGATAATCAACCACAACGTGATGAGGGCGAGCAAAAAGGCGAATGATGCAGCTTCAAAGATCATATACAAGCGCTTTTTGATGAGCGTTCTCGTTTACTATATCTCGGATCTTCTCTGGGGGCTGCTGTACGGATGGAATCTTACCGCGCTCACCTATGCGGATACGATAATCTACTTTGTCGCCATGGTCGTGTCGCTGCTGCTGTGGACGCGTTACGTCGTTGAATATCTCGGCAACAACAATCTTTTCAGCAGGGTGCTGAAATACGTCGGCTGGGCGATACTGCTTTACGCGATTGTAACGCTGGCGCTGAACTTCCTGTATCCGATAGTTTTCTGCTTCGACGAAAGCGGCGTTTATCATCCCGGCAGCGCGAGGTACGTCACGCTCGGGATCCAGATCGCGCTGTTCCTCACCACGTCTGCCTACTCGCTCGCCGTGGCGGCTAAATCGAAGGGCAAGGCGCGTCGGCATCACCGCACGATCGGCTTTTCCGGCATCGTTATGGTGGTGTTCGTGATATTGCAGACGCTTTTTCCGCTGTTCCCGTTCTACGCCGTCGGATGCCTGATAACCACCTGCCTCATCCACGCGTTCATAATCGAGGACGAAAGAAGGGCGTATACCCGCGAGCTCGGCAGCGCGAAGCATAAGGCGTACACCGATTCGCTCACGGGCGTCAAAAACCCGCACGCCTACGCCGAAGAAAAGGCGGAAATCGACAGACGTATCGACGCCGGCGAACTGAACGAGTTCGCGGTGGTCATCTTCGACCTCAACGGCCTGAAGACGGTGAACGACACCGAAGGACACGACGCGGGAGACAGATACATAGAGAGCGCCTGCCGCCTTATCTGCGATCAGTTCAAGCGCAGTCCGGTCTACCGTATCGGCGGCGACGAATTCGTGGCGTTCCTCACGGGCGAGGATTACCGCCACCGCGAGGAGCTGCTCGCGGACTTCGATAAAAAGGTCGAGGCGAATCAGGAGCAGGGCCTTGTGGTCGTTTCGAGCGGTATGAGCGATTATATTCCCGGCAGCGATAACGACTACAACACGATCTTCGAGCGCGCCGACCGCATTATGTACGAGCGCAAGCGCAAGTTGAAGGAAAGGGCTCTTACGCTCGCATAA